The following proteins are co-located in the Candidatus Deferrimicrobiaceae bacterium genome:
- a CDS encoding MFS transporter — protein MKVIPLAGEQAEIVGKETSAGTAGIIAVALAGVGANLNLYAPQPLLPMLSTHFAASKAAVGMTVSATTLGVALTAPLWGMLAERVGRRRVIVAAMFLLTLPTLLASTAGSLPVLVFWRFLQGVVMPGIFGVTIAYVSEEWHSGRVAAVMSFYVSGSVLGGFFGRMITGYAASHALFPGLVAGWHGGFLVLGICDLSVAVLLAYLLPGDRRRLSTARGGDSPTGVFRVLRNPQMMATCAVGFTVLFSLVATFTYVTFHLAAPPYSLSAARLSELFVVYLVGAATTPIAGRWIVRVGSRRALLTAVLVAMFGVLLTLAGSLPFILLGLVICSAAVFVCQSASTSYIHKAAPAGGRSSAAGLYVSCYYIGGSVAGVLPGLLWGYGGWTACVLLVLGVQALTMLIAGLAWEDNGRRAVNRI, from the coding sequence GTGAAAGTCATCCCCCTGGCGGGGGAGCAAGCGGAGATCGTCGGGAAGGAGACATCGGCCGGAACGGCCGGCATCATCGCCGTGGCGCTGGCGGGCGTCGGGGCGAACCTCAACCTCTATGCCCCCCAGCCATTGCTGCCGATGCTCTCCACGCATTTCGCGGCTTCCAAGGCCGCCGTCGGCATGACGGTGAGCGCGACGACGCTGGGGGTTGCGCTGACGGCCCCGCTCTGGGGGATGCTGGCGGAGCGGGTCGGGCGCCGGCGCGTCATCGTAGCCGCCATGTTCCTCCTGACGCTGCCGACGCTCCTGGCATCGACCGCCGGCTCCCTTCCGGTACTGGTCTTCTGGCGATTCCTGCAGGGAGTCGTCATGCCCGGCATCTTCGGAGTCACGATCGCCTATGTATCGGAAGAGTGGCACTCCGGGCGCGTGGCGGCGGTCATGTCGTTCTACGTAAGCGGATCGGTCCTCGGGGGATTTTTCGGTCGGATGATCACGGGGTACGCCGCCTCGCACGCGCTCTTCCCGGGACTCGTCGCCGGTTGGCACGGCGGGTTCCTGGTGCTGGGGATCTGCGACCTGTCGGTCGCCGTCCTGCTCGCTTACCTCCTGCCGGGCGACCGGCGCCGCTTGTCGACTGCCCGGGGGGGCGACTCCCCGACCGGCGTTTTCCGGGTACTCCGGAACCCGCAGATGATGGCGACCTGCGCGGTCGGTTTCACGGTACTGTTTTCGCTCGTGGCGACCTTCACCTACGTCACGTTCCACCTGGCCGCGCCGCCTTATTCCCTGAGCGCGGCCAGGCTCAGCGAGCTGTTCGTCGTCTACCTGGTCGGGGCCGCAACGACGCCGATCGCCGGCCGCTGGATCGTCCGGGTCGGATCTCGGCGGGCGCTCCTGACGGCGGTCCTCGTGGCGATGTTCGGCGTGCTGCTCACGCTGGCGGGCAGTCTTCCGTTCATCCTGCTCGGGTTGGTGATCTGCTCCGCAGCCGTGTTCGTCTGCCAGTCCGCCTCCACGAGCTACATCCACAAGGCGGCGCCCGCCGGCGGCCGCTCCTCGGCGGCAGGTCTCTACGTCTCCTGCTACTACATCGGGGGAAGCGTCGCCGGCGTCCTGCCGGGGCTCCTCTGGGGTTACGGCGGCTGGACGGCGTGCGTGCTGCTCGTCCTGGGCGTTCAGGCGCTGACGATGCTCATCGCCGGGCTCGCCTGGGAGGACAACGGCCGGAGGGCGGTGAATCGGATATAA
- a CDS encoding LysR substrate-binding domain-containing protein, with protein MELRHIRYFVAVAEEKSFRKAAERLHLSQPPLSMQIRQFEAELGTPLFERTSRSVRLSAAGENLLPLARNILAGAERMKTEARRAAAGEIGTLAIGYLPSTLGPLLAETLHAFRVSCPNVQISLVEQRAPQQIEGLLDGTLDLGLVPGGARRSELSEEPFGEGQIALALPRDHRLASLSRIPLARLRGEKLILIRPELAFGVYDSFLAACAAASVALPVFQYTNDLVTKLWLVSAGFGISPTLLPWMDLPGGNVVYRPLAARLPKTRLYLLHRKSDRSPLISRFVAHVRAATRRVPG; from the coding sequence ATGGAGCTTCGACACATCCGATATTTCGTCGCGGTCGCCGAGGAGAAGAGCTTCCGGAAGGCCGCCGAGCGGCTCCACCTCTCCCAACCCCCCTTGAGCATGCAGATCCGCCAGTTCGAGGCCGAGCTGGGAACGCCGCTGTTCGAGCGGACGTCCAGGTCGGTCCGACTGAGCGCCGCGGGAGAGAACCTGCTCCCGCTGGCCAGGAACATTCTCGCGGGGGCCGAACGGATGAAGACCGAGGCCCGCCGGGCGGCTGCGGGGGAAATCGGAACGCTGGCGATCGGTTACCTGCCCTCAACGCTCGGCCCCCTGCTGGCCGAGACGCTCCACGCATTTCGGGTCTCCTGCCCGAACGTCCAGATTTCGCTGGTCGAGCAGCGCGCCCCGCAACAGATCGAGGGGCTGCTCGACGGCACGCTCGATCTCGGTCTCGTGCCCGGCGGGGCGAGGCGGTCCGAACTTTCCGAAGAGCCGTTCGGAGAGGGTCAAATCGCCTTGGCGCTTCCCCGCGACCATCGGCTGGCCTCGCTGTCCCGGATTCCGCTTGCGCGCCTGCGGGGAGAGAAGCTGATCCTCATCCGGCCGGAGCTGGCGTTCGGCGTCTACGATTCGTTCCTCGCGGCGTGCGCGGCGGCGAGCGTGGCGCTTCCGGTCTTCCAGTACACGAACGACCTGGTCACCAAGCTGTGGCTGGTATCCGCCGGCTTCGGGATCTCGCCGACGCTGCTCCCCTGGATGGACCTGCCGGGCGGCAACGTCGTCTATCGCCCGCTCGCGGCACGCCTGCCCAAGACCCGTCTGTATCTGCTCCACCGGAAATCGGACCGCTCTCCGCTGATCTCGCGGTTCGTTGCCCATGTCCGTGCGGCGACCCGACGGGTCCCGGGCTGA
- a CDS encoding EamA family transporter has product MGRGAEFALLAALCFGATTPLIRIAGAGIGPWTTAALLYAGAALVSAFSRRRAGREAPLRLRHLPRLLLVAMAGAAFAPAALAWGLQRTGALGASLLLNAEVVFTILLAAALYREHIGRRVGAAALALALGGAFLVFERSTGGGTSALGLLAVLAATAGWAVDNVASRPLADFDPASVVLAKASLGAILTLSAAAAFGEGIPRLPAAAALAAIGVVGYGLSMRFYLLAQRRFGTARTSTYFASAPFIGAVLAMALGDRPGSFTWGGIALMLAGAWLLATERHDHPHFHAPLEHEHAHRHGRGSDHHGRSPAVPTQRERRHSHLHLHEAADHAHPHGPDLHHGHSHRKSEKHRDY; this is encoded by the coding sequence GTGGGCCGTGGGGCGGAATTCGCCCTCCTGGCCGCGCTCTGCTTCGGCGCGACCACTCCGCTGATCCGGATCGCCGGGGCCGGGATCGGACCATGGACGACCGCGGCACTGCTCTATGCCGGAGCCGCGCTTGTCTCGGCCTTCTCCCGTCGGCGGGCCGGGCGGGAAGCGCCGCTTCGCCTCCGTCACCTTCCGCGCCTTCTGCTCGTCGCCATGGCCGGCGCGGCGTTCGCCCCCGCCGCGCTCGCCTGGGGGCTCCAGCGGACCGGCGCGCTCGGCGCCTCCCTGCTGCTCAACGCCGAGGTGGTCTTCACGATCCTCCTCGCGGCAGCGCTTTACCGCGAGCACATCGGGCGGCGCGTGGGCGCCGCCGCTTTGGCCCTGGCGCTGGGGGGCGCCTTCCTCGTCTTCGAACGTTCGACCGGGGGCGGCACGAGCGCCCTCGGGTTGCTTGCCGTGCTTGCCGCCACGGCGGGGTGGGCCGTGGACAACGTGGCTTCACGACCGCTGGCCGATTTCGACCCCGCCTCCGTCGTGCTGGCCAAGGCTTCCCTGGGGGCGATTCTCACGCTGTCGGCCGCCGCCGCGTTCGGGGAGGGCATCCCCCGCCTGCCCGCCGCCGCCGCGCTCGCGGCGATCGGCGTCGTCGGCTACGGCCTGAGCATGCGCTTCTACCTCCTCGCCCAGCGGCGGTTCGGCACCGCGCGGACCTCGACATATTTCGCGTCGGCGCCGTTCATCGGCGCCGTGCTCGCGATGGCGCTGGGCGACCGGCCCGGGAGCTTCACGTGGGGAGGGATCGCCCTGATGCTGGCGGGCGCATGGCTCCTCGCGACAGAGCGGCACGATCACCCGCACTTTCACGCGCCGCTCGAGCACGAGCACGCCCACCGCCACGGCCGGGGCTCGGACCACCACGGGCGTTCCCCCGCGGTTCCGACGCAGCGGGAACGCCGCCACAGCCATTTGCACCTGCACGAGGCCGCAGACCATGCCCACCCTCACGGGCCCGACCTCCACCATGGGCACAGCCACCGCAAAAGCGAGAAACATCGAGACTATTAG
- a CDS encoding DUF488 family protein: protein MIAIKRAYDPPGDRDGERILVDRLWPRGVKKEAICISDWRREVSPSPGLRTWFGHDPARWDEFRRRYEDELSGPGMREPLETLAEKARNGRITLVYAARDEAHNHALVLRDYLNRLVDGER from the coding sequence ATGATCGCCATCAAGCGCGCCTATGATCCGCCAGGCGATCGGGACGGGGAACGGATCCTGGTCGACCGCCTCTGGCCGAGGGGAGTGAAGAAGGAAGCGATTTGCATCTCGGACTGGCGGAGGGAGGTGAGCCCCAGCCCCGGATTGCGCACATGGTTCGGCCACGATCCGGCAAGGTGGGATGAATTTCGTCGACGGTACGAGGATGAACTATCCGGGCCCGGGATGCGGGAGCCCCTGGAAACGCTGGCCGAGAAGGCGCGAAACGGGCGCATAACCCTCGTCTACGCGGCCAGGGACGAGGCGCACAATCACGCGCTTGTGCTTCGGGATTACCTGAATCGTTTGGTCGACGGGGAGCGATGA
- the thiM gene encoding hydroxyethylthiazole kinase — MNPWQDLFDESRRAVARKRPLIHHITNYVVMNLTANVTLALGGSPVMAHDVDEVEEMASLASAVVLNIGTLSPRWIEAMLLAGRRAKSRGIPVVLDPVGAGATSLRTDTCRKLLDEVRPDIIRGNRAEITVLGGVAAQISGVDSRETGEDPLDLYRDFARRTGAIVCVSGPTDWVTDGARMLRVDNGHPRFGRVTGTGCSATSAVGVFAAAGQPLLESTALAMGVFGACGEMAAAASSGPGTFVPALLDALYQAAEGELALPLRIA, encoded by the coding sequence ATGAACCCCTGGCAGGACCTGTTCGATGAATCGCGCCGGGCGGTTGCCCGGAAGCGGCCGCTCATTCACCACATCACCAATTACGTCGTGATGAACCTCACCGCCAACGTGACGCTTGCGCTCGGGGGCTCGCCCGTGATGGCGCACGACGTGGACGAGGTCGAGGAGATGGCGTCGCTCGCCTCGGCGGTTGTGCTCAACATCGGCACGCTGTCCCCGCGCTGGATCGAGGCAATGCTGCTGGCGGGCCGGCGGGCGAAATCCCGAGGCATCCCCGTCGTGCTCGACCCGGTCGGCGCCGGCGCCACCTCGCTCCGGACCGACACCTGCCGGAAGCTGCTGGACGAGGTTCGGCCCGACATCATCCGGGGCAACCGCGCCGAAATCACGGTCCTCGGCGGCGTCGCCGCGCAAATCAGCGGCGTCGACTCGCGCGAGACCGGGGAAGACCCGCTCGACCTCTACCGCGACTTCGCCCGGCGCACCGGAGCGATCGTGTGCGTCTCGGGACCGACCGACTGGGTGACCGACGGCGCGCGGATGCTGCGGGTCGACAACGGCCATCCGCGCTTCGGCCGCGTCACCGGGACGGGATGCTCGGCGACCTCGGCGGTGGGCGTCTTCGCCGCCGCGGGGCAGCCGCTGCTCGAGTCCACCGCACTCGCCATGGGCGTGTTCGGCGCCTGCGGCGAGATGGCGGCGGCCGCATCCTCGGGGCCCGGGACGTTCGTTCCCGCCCTGCTCGACGCCCTGTACCAGGCAGCCGAAGGCGAGCTCGCCCTCCCGCTCCGGATCGCGTAA
- the thiE gene encoding thiamine phosphate synthase: MPRFDLALYVVTDLGLSRNRDNAEVVRRALAGGATMIQYREKSLPDDAMAEEAAHLLVLCRAAGVPLVVNDRIDVALRVGADGLHVGQGDLDPGEARRRLGDGRILGVSVHDAGEARRAEALGADYIAANGLFPTASKTDLGAPLGLDGLARIAAATPLPVVAIGGIHAGNAASVVRAGAAGIAVISAVVSADDIEGACAALRQAVAAGMAGRG; the protein is encoded by the coding sequence ATGCCGCGGTTCGATCTCGCGCTTTACGTCGTGACCGACCTCGGCCTGTCGCGGAACCGCGACAACGCCGAGGTGGTCCGGCGCGCCCTGGCGGGCGGGGCCACGATGATCCAGTACCGCGAGAAATCGCTTCCGGACGACGCCATGGCCGAGGAGGCCGCGCACCTGCTCGTGCTTTGCCGGGCGGCGGGTGTCCCGCTGGTCGTCAACGACCGGATCGATGTGGCGCTTCGTGTCGGGGCGGACGGGCTTCACGTGGGGCAGGGCGATCTCGATCCGGGCGAAGCGCGGCGACGCCTGGGGGATGGCCGCATCCTCGGCGTCTCGGTCCACGATGCCGGTGAAGCGCGCCGGGCCGAGGCGCTCGGCGCGGATTATATCGCCGCCAACGGCCTGTTTCCCACCGCCAGCAAGACCGATCTCGGGGCGCCGCTGGGGCTCGACGGTCTCGCCCGGATCGCGGCGGCGACCCCCCTGCCGGTCGTGGCCATCGGCGGCATCCACGCCGGCAATGCCGCCTCCGTGGTGCGCGCGGGCGCCGCGGGAATCGCGGTCATCTCGGCCGTGGTTTCGGCCGACGACATCGAGGGCGCGTGCGCCGCTCTTCGGCAGGCGGTCGCCGCCGGAATGGCGGGCCGGGGTTAG